One region of Parerythrobacter jejuensis genomic DNA includes:
- the gorA gene encoding glutathione-disulfide reductase has product MAEYDYDLFTIGAGSGGVRASRVAAAHGAKVAIAEEHRVGGTCVIRGCVPKKMLVYGAHFAEDLEDCQKFGWEIEGKSFDWIKLRDNVLDDVTRIEGAYTDTLESHDVTIFHERAEITGANEITLASGKTVTAKTILIATGARPRLPECEGVEHGITSNEAFHLDELPKKVVIAGGGYIANEFAGIFNEFGSKVCVVNRGDQLLRGYDESVRDRLLQISITKGIEFRFNTTFDYIKPCDEGGYFVKLKNHEEERADLVMFAVGRVPNTEGLGLDAAGVELGENGEIKVDEFSRTSVDHIYAVGDVTDRVQLTPVAIREGQAFADSVFGDIEPYSVDHSCIPSAVFSHPPIAAVGMTEGEAKNKLGSVRVFQSDFRPMKNVLAGRNERSLIKMICEGDNERIVGIHMIAPEAPEMMQAAAIAVKAGLTKADFDATTAIHPTMAEELVLMK; this is encoded by the coding sequence ATGGCCGAATACGATTACGACCTCTTCACCATTGGTGCCGGATCGGGCGGCGTTCGCGCCAGCCGAGTAGCGGCGGCTCATGGCGCGAAAGTCGCCATTGCTGAGGAGCATCGTGTCGGCGGGACGTGTGTCATTCGTGGTTGCGTACCCAAGAAGATGCTCGTTTACGGCGCGCATTTCGCTGAAGATCTCGAGGACTGCCAGAAATTCGGATGGGAAATCGAGGGCAAGAGCTTCGACTGGATCAAGCTGCGGGATAATGTGCTGGACGACGTCACGCGGATCGAAGGAGCTTATACCGACACGCTCGAGAGCCACGATGTTACCATTTTCCACGAACGGGCCGAGATCACTGGCGCGAACGAGATTACCCTCGCGAGCGGCAAGACCGTCACAGCAAAGACGATTTTGATAGCCACTGGCGCGCGCCCGCGCTTGCCCGAATGCGAGGGCGTTGAACACGGCATCACGTCAAACGAGGCGTTTCATCTCGATGAACTGCCAAAGAAGGTCGTGATTGCTGGCGGCGGTTACATTGCAAACGAGTTTGCCGGGATCTTCAACGAATTCGGCAGCAAAGTGTGCGTAGTCAATCGTGGCGACCAGTTGTTGCGCGGCTATGACGAGTCGGTGCGTGATCGACTTCTGCAAATCTCGATCACCAAGGGGATCGAGTTTCGGTTCAACACGACTTTCGATTACATTAAGCCGTGTGACGAGGGCGGCTATTTCGTGAAATTGAAGAACCACGAGGAAGAACGTGCGGACCTGGTTATGTTTGCTGTGGGACGCGTGCCCAACACCGAGGGGTTGGGGCTTGATGCCGCCGGAGTGGAACTGGGCGAGAATGGAGAGATCAAAGTCGATGAGTTTAGCAGGACCAGCGTTGATCATATCTATGCTGTCGGCGATGTAACAGATCGGGTTCAGCTGACCCCGGTTGCCATCCGCGAAGGCCAGGCTTTTGCCGATAGCGTATTCGGCGATATCGAGCCTTATTCCGTCGATCACAGCTGCATCCCAAGTGCCGTCTTCAGCCACCCACCTATCGCAGCCGTTGGCATGACGGAGGGTGAGGCCAAGAACAAGCTTGGCTCTGTTCGCGTTTTCCAATCCGATTTTCGACCGATGAAAAATGTCTTGGCCGGCCGCAATGAACGCAGCCTGATAAAGATGATTTGCGAGGGTGATAATGAGCGGATTGTCGGCATTCACATGATCGCGCCGGAAGCTCCGGAAATGATGCAGGCTGCAGCGATCGCAGTAAAAGCCGGCCTGACCAAGGCCGATTTCGACGCAACGACAGCGATCCATCCGACTATGGCCGAAGAGCTTGTCCTGATGAAGTGA